In the Pseudorasbora parva isolate DD20220531a chromosome 5, ASM2467924v1, whole genome shotgun sequence genome, TCCAGGGAGATGTGATAACTGCCAGCATCATGCTTTACTGGAATGCAGGGTAGCCTGTCCTGCTGCAATCAATAATTTGTGAAGCAAATTATTTGTGTAAGCTGAGTTCTACTCACTCAGTGCAGATTCTTGGGCAACATGGCGCATGGGAGTTTTCACATGGGTGCCATAGTATGTTTATTCTTAATATTCATGTGGGTATTTAAGAGTCTTTTGTCTTTATGCCTGCGTGTCTGATCTTTGTCATTAGCATTACTCATTTACAGGTCCAAATTTCCATGGCCCCTAAATGAAGACAATAAATGACCCTTTTTAAGGTAGTATACATTCATTGCCTATTTGCATTGCCCTTATGTGGTCAAAAAGGAAGTCTGGCTCACATTATTTTCTTTGTAACATTAAATATTCACACAAATAATATAAGTTCAGATTTGTTTAATTTCGTTTGATCaagatattaaaaaaacaaatggcTAAATGGCTTTAAATTACCCAAATAGTGACACTACAATTTATTAACctaattaaattattagttaCTAATACTATTTTACAGAATATGTTCTTGGGGAATTGTAAGGCCCTTTTGTACGTTTATGGATGGAAATGTGGAAGAAATGTGCTGCTCTGTCCTATAGCACCATCTAGTGGATGTTATTGTTATTGCACATGTCCACAGGCCTCAACTTTTATTCTGCTGTTATTAGTTCAAATTGTGATAAAGTAAATCAATTAATGACATTAAAGTCTATTCAACTCATGTGCTATATTCCAACTTATGTCTTCTGAAGACATTAAATGTTATGGGTTTGGGTCGttaatgatgacagattttaaGTGAACTATTCTTTTAAATCAGGAGAGCAAGAGGAGAGAGACATAAGTGACTCATACATTTGGAGTGTGTGAGGTATGAATGTGGGCTTGTGTGTAATGGTTGGTGTGTCTTTGTGGTTTCAACCATCTCAGTATGGTGTAGACTCAAACAGGATGTTAAGTCATGGAATAACATGTCATTGTATGGAACTCTGCTTCTTTCTTCCAGAATGCAAGGTTGAGCAGGTCAGAGACACAATGGCTACATGAGACCTGGAGACCGAGACCAGCTTTAacatacatttctttgttcagTATGTCACTTCTGTGTAGTTCACTAAACAAACATATGATAGTATTCAAGTCATATCCACCTGatcttttttctcttcttctgtGCCTCAGTACTAGCCTACCTCAGTACCACTTTTTCTACCTCCACTTTtagtaaaggtttatgacctcAGTACATGGACATAGCACTGGAAACTGTTAATCTGGAAACAATTAAGTAGAGCAAGTTAAATGTACTGCACTTCTGTTTGATGAAATGAACTAATGCTAGACTCATAACAAAGTATGGGATACAAGCCAAAATTAATATCATAAATTGTATATACCCCATAATTAAGACAGATAAATGTCCCAGCTGATAAATGTGAGTTCCCGGGTGAACTTTTCTTTGGCAGTTTTGTGTCTTTCAGGGTGTGTAGGCCCATCTCAAACTCAGACTAGAAATGacctaaattaaaccacaaatTGAGCTGGACAGTGTTACAGGTTACAGTATGGCATGAAATCATCAAAGAGGGGAATGGAAATAACCAGTTTAAATTCATGTAGTAGGCAGGACTGTGAAACAGAGTGGGTGATTCAACACCTCTTAAATTTAAGATGAAGTACAACAGATGGATGttattttgatgaaatctgctAGCAATTACTTTTGACTTTATGTTCCATATTCCAGTGAGTAAATGCAGTTATACAAGAATTTGAGTCAGGTTGGTCTGTTTCTGCTACGTTTCATTTTGCATTTGGGTCCCAGATATCaatgacaatatatatatatatatatatatatatatatatatatatatatatatatatatatatatatatatatatatatatatatatatatattaataataataaattatttataatgcactttattttaaacaaaatctcaaagtgctacagaatttaaaaaaacaatcaacaacagtaaataaataaaactgaaaaataaaataaaataaaataaagaagtagcaagtcaattaaaagctctgctaaaaaggtgggttttaagaccacgcttaaaagtatctatagtctgtggagtccgcaggtggtcagggagagcattccacagactgggggctgcagagcagaaggcccgatcccccatagtacggagattggcagtgggagttttgaggcgatacagggaaacagagcggaggttacgagtggctgtttgtgtggtgaggagttccttgagataggagggagcatcaccatggatgcactggtgggtaaggagagaaatcttgtactcgatcctgaacgacacaggaagccagtggagtgattttagaatgggggtgatatggtcgtatttgcgcaccctcatgaggatcctagcagcgctgttctgaatacactgcagcctctggagatttttgctagggatgccaataaggagcgcattgcagtagtccagcctggaggagataaaggcgtggacaagcttctccgcatcagccagtgatagaatgggacgaagtttgacaatgtttctgaggtggaagaaggaggtcttacacaggtgtttgatgtgcgcttcaaaagtaagctgtgattccattctgacccccagattggtgactgaagtggaaagtggaatgacctgatcagagaaagcaatgctggtgataacggacttctggacctgaagtggagtgccgactaggatagcttcagtcttggagctgtttagctgcagaaagttttgcttcatccacgcctttatctcatccaggcaagtgatcaaagtggatggtgtgaggtcagcagagggagatgaacttgtcctaaagtaaagttgagtgtcatcagcatagcagtaaaaagaaatcccatgccggttgatgagacggccaagggggagcatgtagagtatgaacagggtgggtccgagcacagagccttgagggacaccgcaggtgacattgtgtgacagggatgtagcttgtcctaacgcaacatattcagttctcccagtgagataagaagaaaaccagttgtggaccgagtcagagagaccaatggtggaatgtaaacggtgaaggaggatgttatggtcaactgtatcgaaagctgcagttaagtccaggaggatgagaagggatggggaaccagcatctgccgccatcaaaagatcgtttgtgaccctgaccaaagctgtttctgtgctgtgtcctgagcggaaaccagactgaaatttctcataaagatagctatgctccaaatggaccttaagctgtgcagcaacaactttttccagcatatatacaatatacaacagcatatatatatatacaaaggtcaaaataatattatattaataataagaaagtagttaatagtgagaattgaaccctaaaatgaagtgttaaaacataaaattctagcctaaatgtaaaagcaaaggtcagatatatatatatatatatatatatatatatatatatatatatatatatatatatatatatatatatatatatatatatatattataggctagatttttatgttttacacttcattttagggttcaattctcactattaactacttTCTTATTAGCATACATATtattaggatattggctgttttcTAGTActtataaatatgtatatatgcaTGGTGCTGCGTCGATCCCCATCGtctgaatcatcatgaagaccCATTATCTGGTCATCAGCTGTCATACCTCAAcgacgtcatcaggacactgccactgggagaaatataaaacatggagtggaccacagtgtgctgcggactgtgctatcagctctgtttctgttcaccatcagctctgttttctgttcaccatcagctctgttttctgttcaccatcagctctgttttctgttcaccatcagctctgttttctgttcaccatcagctctgtttctgttcaccatcagctctgttttctgttcaccatcagctctgttttctgttcaccatcagctctgttttctgttcaccatcagctctgtttcttttcaccatcagctctgttttctgttcaccatcagctctgttttctgttcaccatcagctctgtttctgtttaccatcagctctgtttctgttcaccatcagctctgtttctgttcaccatcagctctgtttctgttcaccatcagctctgtttctgttcaccatcagctctgtttctgttcaccatcagctctgtttctgttcaccatcagctctgttttctgttcaccatcagctctgtttctgttcaccatcagctctgttttctgttcaccatcagctctgtttctgttcaccatcagctctgttttctgttcaccatcagctctgttttctgttcaccatcagctctgtttctgttcaccatcaggtgttttctgttcaccatcagctctgttttctgttcaccatcagctctgttttctgttcaccatcagctctgtttctgttcaccatcagctctgtaaataaaatcgtagtttttgttatttttggaccaaaatgtatttggtGATGTATAATGATGCTTccagagattctaatcaaccaactgatgtcacgtatggactactttgatgatgtttttattagctttctggatatggacagtacagtgtgctctgggactaaaatataaaatatcttaaactgtgttctgaagatgaacggaggtcttacttgtgtggaacgacattagggtgagtcattaatcaattacatttttgggtgaactaaccctttaaagattaTGGAGGCCGCTGTGCTCTTAGGAATCTTATGTGCCACAAAAAattttgtaaccttggccagatgTGCAACCTGTGCCTTGTAACAATTCTGTCTCTgtgctcttcaggcagttcctttgacctcatgattctcatttgctatgACATGCACTGTGCTGTAAggccttatatagacaggtgtgtggctttcctaatcaagtccaatcataataatcaaacacagctggactcaaatgaaggtgtagaaccatcttaaggatgatcagaagaaaaaGACAGCACCTgatttaaatatatgagtgtcacagcaaagggtctgaatacttaggatcttgtgatatttcagtttttttttaaaaaatatataaatctgcaaaaatgtcaacaattcttttttttttttctttttttttttttttaatagggtgctgtgtgtacattaatgaaaaaaaacttacgtttttttaacttaaatgattttagtgaatggctgcaatataagttaaaaatgtaagggggtctgaatactttccataccCACTGTACAAGAAGAAAGCTCATATAACCTACTGTATCTTTGTGGTCCTCGAAAATATTTCCTTGTCAACTAAATTGAAGATAAGTTACAATGCTTCAATTAAAGTGGAAATGTGATTTCATCACTACAGGATACTCTTGTGGCACCACACACgtgttttttattaaaaaacaaaacacaaaaaaacaacaacaggcCTTCTGGCATTTCAATGAATGCTGAATATGTTAACTTTCTCTTTCTGCTGGTGGGATTTGTTTTGTACGGTGTGATAGACTATTTTTTTAGTGGACGCAAACTAATATTTTAAGtccattaatttatttattagaaAGTTGTAgctgtataaactcacttagcATATGGCTCTGCTCTGGGGTCTTCCCCGATCCACCCCTCCGAACAATCGTCATCATTTACTGAAATAACACGTCAGACCACACCTAACGGAGTCTAGTGGGCAGGAAAACCATTTAAACTTGGCGTGCGCCTGATGTGCAGTTCATTACGTGACAGCTGCGCCAACATCTGTATGATCCGCTGCGGAGTGAGAGAAATGCTTGTGTTAACGGCTGTATTCGCTGTTATATTTGTCCTGGAGGAGACTGAAGCTTGGGGTTACAAGAATGGAATACTGCACAACTCTATCTGGCTGGGTATTTATGTCAATTGTTCCTACTGTTGATCCAAAATGTGTTTAGTAGAATCAATGATAGGTCATAACttaaaactaatatttattttctttcatgtttaaaaatctaaatctttAATTTGCTGTTAAAGGGTTTTATAACTACAACTATGACACTGCATGTTGTGTGCATTTCGCTTTGGGACATGAGAGGCTTATTCATGGCTATGTGAAAGGCTGACAGTGCATCCAGTCTGAAGGGACCTTGTAAACACAGGGAAATTACTTCATTCTGTTACTGTGTACTGTAACTTACCCCATGGCACCTCAAAACACTTTCAACATGATCCAAGAACCTTTCTATAAAGGTATTTAGAGTTGTTTGACTGCAAGGACAGGAAAGAACAATCTACATTTGATAGCTCTACCCTAGTGAAAAAAATAAGCATTTGCTGTTaggtatgttttgaagcatggtagatggtttgagctggtttaagctggtccttagctggtcatgagctggtttaggCTGGTCAAGGTGCTGGTCCTAAGCTGGCCCTAAGAATCTAGTAGCTCCAGCTCAGGACCATCTTATAACAAACTCATGACCAGCATAAGccagctcaaaccagctgccatgctgccatccccccccccccccccccccccaacaggGGTAGGCTAGCATTTCACTGTTTTAaccatataaaaaaacaatatttaccAATGTTTAAGTTGTAGTCAGCTGTAATTTGggttaaactatttaaataaataattagtgtGCGAATTGTGGGGGATAATCAGTAGGCTATCTACGACTGGAACCACACACCAAAAactagtttttttttagttttttttagaagtgactttttgataattaacTTAACAATAAGTTGGTATTAGAAACTAAATTATATCAGCCTTCTTATTGTGTTCCATCAAAGTATGACTGAAACTTGATAGCATGAAAATCATAATAGGGAAGTGCTGTTGATTATGGTTACCTCAGATGAACCTCACTTCTTTAGCGTAGGAATCAGGAAAAAGCGGGCTCTGCACTGATCTATAATATAGGCCTCTTATACGCCAGAGAAACCAATTAGCAGCcatcttaaaaatgttgtgtttgAACTTCCGTGTTATGGCACCGCGGTTGAAGAGTAATTAGCCCGTGAACCGTGTTTACTTACTATAGAGTTAACGAAAGTTATCATTCTCATTGTAATGTTTGAAGCTGATGTCATAATAAATAGAGCAGGAAGATTTTAAAACGAGTGGTTCGTTCATAAATCCGTAAGATCTTACCTTCATACTGTGGAAATACAACACAATAGTGATGGGGAGTCGACTCTAAAATAGTTGATTCATCAGCTCTTTATAGCCCCTGAGTCTGGGTCGACTCCAGCACAGAAAATGATTAACCGTATGTTAATAATCATTAAATTaaccataaatcataaaaaaaacgtACATCACAAATAAACACATTAATAAGTACTCATTACtatatgtatttttatgttttatgttaaaTTTTTAGTATTTTTAGTTCTCTTGTCCAAGCACCTTTTAGACAATGATCATGTTCGTTTAGTGCACATACTGTAATATGACCATTATGATAAGATGAATTTATTAAATCCCCCCATTCTTGTTTAATATTATTTGACCATTGATGTTTTTTGTGGCTTTTCCCTCTGTAAAATAAGGTAGCAACAGAGATAACTCATTGATTCATCGCTTAATTGGATTGATTTGGACCGCTAAAAGTGAACACCGCTACAACACAGAACAGAGATGACACAACACAATGAGCACAGCCAGCGTTGCAAAGTGTCGGGGCTACATAAGTTATATAGACCTATAATATAGGCCTATCAGTGGGGCTCTGACTAACAGTTGATCTAGTTAATCAGAGCACGTATTTCAAGATGCTCTCGCTATTAGTACATGTTTGGAAATGCTGCTGAAAACTGATGTTACGGTGGCATAGCTTGACAACTAGGCTCACTACACATCTGAAAACACTTAGGGCTAAACAAGCAACAGGATTTAGCTACATTCATTCTTCCAACGAGTCTCCCATTTGGGCTTTTCTCAGAGACATGTTTTGAGCTCAGTTGCAGTCTTCTGAAAACCTTGATGTTTGAGGCCAACTCACTGGCTTAAAACTCATTTTAGACAGGATCCAACTTCTTCAAGGTTATGCATGCATGCTTAAAAACAACTGCAAAACAGCATGATGTTCTGTGAGGTAAAAAGAGGCCTCATCTGGTTTAGTAATCTTTGCAACAGCAATTGGATGTACATCATATCTGTCCCTTGTCTATTCAGGATGTCCTGCAgagtaaaatatatatgttgGCTAAAATCTTCACAAATAATTTTCTTGTTGTAGTTCTGACGTAATTTGAGTAGACAGGTAGAGTCATTGTTCTGAGACACTGAACAGAACCAGATAACTTCACAGGAGTCCACAAAGCTGATAGCATTGCCAAATTTCTCCTTACAGAGCAAGCAGCTGGAGTTTACCACCGCGAATCTCGCAAAGGAAGATATCAGCTGACATATAAGGAAGCCATGGCTGTGTGCAAATTTGAGGGAGGAACTCTTGCTACATATGATCAACTGGAGGCTGCTCGACAAATTGGTTTGTATCACACTTACAAATCTCGCCTGGATCAGATGCCAAAAGAAACAGAAAGGGAGGGTCTGTGTTGAAAGGTGTTGAAAGTTGAGCAAGTCCTATAACTTTTAAAAGAGTAAACAACCAGAAACAACTTTAAACCACACCTGAATCAGCCAGCAAGCAGAAGGATAATCAACGTTCTCACAGTcagatatattatatatttgcaCATGTCAATTAAACAAAGCAATGAAAATGTCCTAGTGCCACCCAGTGTTATGTTTAACTATAAAAGTAATTGTCATGTGTTGCCTGAGCAGTAACACCTGTTTTATTGTAAAATGATCCCTTTTCTTAGCAGTAAGAGTAAATTTGATCCAGACACGAGCTCTGATCTGTAATGACAATGTTTTGTGGTTAGTACAGGCCTATGGTAATCTACGCAGGAGGTCtgctttgctttattttttcatcaCTGTATGCAGCCTTCAAATGGTGCCCATGGCTCCTCAGAGCACAAGAGCCCTTTATTCTTCATACCCTCGAAAAAGACAGATTTCCCTTCAATTATTAGTTTTGTTATGGAGAACATTTTATATTCAGTCTATACAGAATCACTGTGTGAATTACTGCAGATGCAATAAtttcaacattaaaatgtattcatcaaATTAACCTcatatatttttgtaatgtattatttttttaatattattgatCATTGTTAATATtgtatttgatcacattttattaattataatttctAATGAATTGAATTTAagattatttaatattaatgtaaaaaaaaataagtagaAAGATGTTTAATACTAACAGAAAATGTCTTTCTCTCAAAGGGTTCCATGTGTGTTCAGCTGGATGGTTTGACAAAGGACGTGTGGGCTATCCGATTGTTAAAGCTGGTGCTAACTGTGGCTTCGGGAAGATCGGAATCATTGATTACGGATACCGGCTCAACAAAAGTGAGAGGTGGGATGTCTACTGCTACAACCCTGAGGGTGAGTTTGAGAGGTGTAAGTTAGGCAATCATCGGTACAATCACCTGATATTTGTTTTGACAAAGTAGTGACACAAATCATAGGTTTATAAGCTTTCCTTGAAAACTATCCAGGGGTGAGTCTC is a window encoding:
- the tnfaip6 gene encoding tumor necrosis factor-inducible gene 6 protein; the protein is MCSSLRDSCANICMIRCGVREMLVLTAVFAVIFVLEETEAWGYKNGILHNSIWLEQAAGVYHRESRKGRYQLTYKEAMAVCKFEGGTLATYDQLEAARQIGFHVCSAGWFDKGRVGYPIVKAGANCGFGKIGIIDYGYRLNKSERWDVYCYNPEAKECGGVHTDQEKVLDSPGYPEEYQDEQICYWHIRVRYGQRIRLHFLDFDIEEDTACLSDYLEIFDSYDDISGFVGRYCGDEVPQDFISTGNVMTLKFLSDSSVTAGGFQLQYIAVNSSQLFDDHADTFS